The genome window GTATACCCCTGCACCCGATGTTGCCGAACAGGACCCTGAAGAGATTGTACAAGCGGCCCTCCGCTCTGTCCGTGGAGTCATGGATCAGAGCGGTGTTGCTGCCGAGCAGATCCTGTTTGTATCCTGCAGCTCGGCTATGCATAGTGTCATTGCCATGGGACAGGATAACATGCCCTTAACCCGTTGCATCACCTGGGCGGATAATCGAAGTGCCGCATGGTCTGCCCAGCTGCAAGAGAATGGATTGGGGCATCCCATCTATCTGCGCACAGGTACGCCTATCCATCCCATGTCACCACTGACCAAACTAATGTGGCTACGCCACGATGAACCTGAACTTTTCGAGCTCACAGCCAAATTTATTTCGATTAAAGAATATCTATTCTTCCGTCTATTCGGCCAATATGTCGTCGACCATTCCATCGCTTCCTGCACAGGCTTGCTCAATCTGGAACAATTGGACTGGGACGCGGAAGCCCTTGAGATTGCAGGCATTACACCAGACCATCTCTCGAAGCTTGTACCCACAACACATATATTAGAAGGAATGAATTACGAATCGGCTGAAAAAATGGCTCTCTCCCCCTCCACACCCTTCGTTATTGGCGCAAGTGACGGGGTTTTATCCAATCTCGGCGTAAACGCCATTGAACCTGGTGTAGTTGCAGCAACCATTGGAACCAGCGGTGCCATTCGTACCGTCGTGGACCGTCCTGTTACCGACCCAAAAGGTCGAACTTTCTGTTACGCCCTTACAGAGAATCTTTGGGTTATTGGTGGACCTGTGAATAACGGTGGCATGCTGTTTCGCTGGGTGCGGGATGAATTCGCCGCGTCTGAAGTGGAGACAGCGAAGCGACTTGGCATCAATTCCTATGATGTGCTGACCAAAATTGCCGAACGTGTCCGGCCAGGATCGGAAGGACTTCTGTTTCACCCCTACCTCTCGGGCGAACGTGCCCCATTGTGGAATCCGGATGCCCGTGGTTCCTTTTTTGGCTTAACACTCCATCATCAGAAAGAGCATATGATCCGTGCTGTCCTGGAAGGGGTTATTTTCAACCTATACACAGTACTGCTCGCCATGGAAGAACAGATTGGGCAGCCTACCTCCATTCAAGCCACCGGTGGGTTTGCACGCTCACCTCTCTGGCGTCAGATGATGTCTGATATCTTCAATCAGGAAGTGGTTGTGCCCGAGAGCTTCGAAAGTTCCTGTCTGGGTGCTGTCGTACTTGGTTTGTATGCTACAGGGCGGATCAAATCGCTTCATGCCGTCTCTTCCATGGTGGGTACAACACATCGACACACCCCTGTCAAAGAGAATGCTGCTATCTACCAAGAGCTGCTGCCCATCTTTATTCGGATCTCTCGCAAACTGGAAGAGGAATACGCAGATATCGCTGAATTCCAGCGTAAGATGTCCATTTCCCGTCTCTAAATCATCAATCCATACATTGTCCCTTCAGAACAAAAGAGGTTGTCCCACAAAACCAGTAATCGGGTTTTAGAGGGCAACCTCTTTTGTTATACACGTATAATCTATCCTTCCGAATCATATGATACATTCATAGCATTCTACTTCTATGTTTGAGCACCCGCTTACCTCTTTATTGCGGATAATTCACATTCCAGATCCCAAAATGAAGTCCTTTTAGTCCATTATTCTTCTACATCGCCGATCCAGAATTACCATCTGTTTAGAAAATACACCCCTGATCCTGTTCAATGAATTGCATGAGTTTTCCCCCTC of Paenibacillus sp. FSL R5-0517 contains these proteins:
- the gntK gene encoding gluconokinase; amino-acid sequence: MNNYMIGIDIGTTSTKSVLFTEQGSVISTSTQEYPLYTPAPDVAEQDPEEIVQAALRSVRGVMDQSGVAAEQILFVSCSSAMHSVIAMGQDNMPLTRCITWADNRSAAWSAQLQENGLGHPIYLRTGTPIHPMSPLTKLMWLRHDEPELFELTAKFISIKEYLFFRLFGQYVVDHSIASCTGLLNLEQLDWDAEALEIAGITPDHLSKLVPTTHILEGMNYESAEKMALSPSTPFVIGASDGVLSNLGVNAIEPGVVAATIGTSGAIRTVVDRPVTDPKGRTFCYALTENLWVIGGPVNNGGMLFRWVRDEFAASEVETAKRLGINSYDVLTKIAERVRPGSEGLLFHPYLSGERAPLWNPDARGSFFGLTLHHQKEHMIRAVLEGVIFNLYTVLLAMEEQIGQPTSIQATGGFARSPLWRQMMSDIFNQEVVVPESFESSCLGAVVLGLYATGRIKSLHAVSSMVGTTHRHTPVKENAAIYQELLPIFIRISRKLEEEYADIAEFQRKMSISRL